The nucleotide window ACCTCCAAAAGACCCCAATGCTCCCATTACTTCTTCAAAACCGGGGACTGGGAAACCACGCGGTAGGCCACGGAAAATGGCTCGACCTGAAGGTGGAATAACCGGGAATTCAACGTTATTGTCGACCGGTTCCGGAAGGCCTCGGGGTCGTCCTCCTAAGGTGAAGACTTCACCATTGACTGAAGTGAGTGTTGGACATTAAGAAGAGTGTGTTTTTATGAGTGGTGCTTACTGTTTGACTATGTAGAACTTTGCATGGTGCTTGTTAGCTTTGTctattgtgtgtgtgtgtgtgtgttgtaGGATGAATTGTAGTTTGTTCCACTTGTTATtgaggatgatgatgatgatgatgatgatgatgtgatGATTAGTGTTTAATGATGATTAGTGTTGTTGGGTTGTTTCAACTTTTGTCTTCGAAACCTTGTACATGTTGGCTTTTGACCGAAGTCCTGGTCTTGGTTTATTGATCCTGTTATGTCTGGTCGTCTTTGTCAATAAAGAGCAAGAACATCCTTTTTGGCCCACATTCCATTGATTAGTAACAATCACTGATTGTGAGTGATCTTTTATTTCATTTGGGTCAAAATTTCAAACTGATCATACTAGGTATCTATGGTAAGGTATACTGTCACAAATATTCCAAACTTCATGTTGAAAAACGGATGCAAGTAAAAAATagatatttcatccattttttacaaaataatcggttcaaaattttatttattttaatgttaaaaaTTGATGTGATTAACAAAATAATCAGATAGTTGCACTTTGTGTGTTTCATTCCAACACATGAGATTGattttaatagtaaaattgatgaaatttttaataaaattagattGTTCTTAAATTTAGGATTGATTtgtctatttttaataaaaaaataaaatataatttaacttttcGTATAGGGTTTTTCATGATACTTTTACTATACCTTAATCCTACCAAAACCTTGCATGATTTATTTACAACAGCTTAGCTAAAGGAAACAATTAAAGTTTTCAATCTGGTATTTCTAATTTCTACATTCAAAGTACATAATTGGCCCGGTATAAGAAAGTGATACCGGGTTTTTTAAGGTTGTCAAAATAGGGAGCTTCCCGGTCGACTTGTATGTGAAAACCAACATGCTATAATTCTTCCACTTGGATAGAAAATCCACACTCGCATCGCTTGGTTCGGATTGAGTTCTCTGGGTCGAAACTTTCGTTTTTGGTTAAAAAGACATGTTCGTGACCTACCTCTAGTGCTACCAATGAAGTGGTATGCGTGGTATCTTGGTTATTTGCTTTCCGATGGGCTGTAGGTTGTTTACTGTCCTTGCTGctttgaactggagttttggtcTCAATATTTTTATCTTGGATGTTTCCGGATGGTTGTGATGACGAACTGTCTCGGTAATAGCTGTTCAACTTTTGTCTGGTTATGACGGATGAAAGAAGTTGATACCATCTTGAGATAGCTTGTGCTTCGGTTCGTTTCTTCTCTACGGCtgctcttctttcttcttcttcggcATAGGCCTAAGAGAAAAAGGGAGCAAGCAGAACTTTTAGTTGGGGATCGAGTTTGGAATTTAGCAAGTTCGATGTGGTTACCTCTAATATTGCATCCTTGAACTCTGTACAGACCACGATTCCATCATAGACAGGAACAGCACGACCATTTCTAAACTCAAAACCAACCATAGCCGGTGCATAATCAATTTCCAGCCTCTTGGCAACAACAAATACCCTTGGCAACCTTAAATGAACAGTCCCTGGTGGAAGGCACTTCTCGGACCATACATCAACTTGTCCATGCTCGTTCTAGAATCAAACAACAAGATCCATTGTTAGAACAAGAGGAAAGCTTCACGTTACGTATCCAAGCACCCTAGAAAACCGATCACGGAAATATAGCAGTTAGCAATCACCTTTGGCACAATTCCATTAACAGCACGAGGGAGAAGCAGTGGCTCGAGCTGCCACTTCCCGTAAAGTTCAATAGTTTCTTTagaatcaatttcatcacaaacaTCTTCGGAAACTCGAACTTTCTTTAGTTTTGAAGATTGTTCCAATACCTGAGGACAATCAATTGCGAATCGTGATTTATTCAGATTTAActgaaataacaaaattaaactaTCGGAAAGTTTACGTAGGGGCAGTTACAACCATAGATTCAGACCTTTATGGGAGTCTCGGTGCCTTTAATCTGCAGTCCTTCGCGCAACCATCTTTCTCGTGTCTTGAGAGTTTGCACACAAGAGCGAGGATATACCGGATGACCAGAGCAGAAACCAAGAATTGGACCTTTTGGATGTAGAATCTGATACTTTGTAAGCCACCTTTCAAGTGCATACAATGCATGGTTTTTATAGGCCTGTAAAAATCGGACAAAAGTTAAAAAAGAAAGATCAAGAATTGCATTGATTGGACCAACTGATCACTATACCTGCTGATTAGTAGGAAGGGGCTCAGTTAATGCCCGAGTTTCCAGTTCCATATCTTCAAGAGAGTTCCTGGTGGCAATGAAAGAGTCCTTCACAGAAGATTCAACTTCGATCTTACTACCATACTCTTTGGAAGCTTCTTGACCTGACTTCTCGGGTAAGATAACATGGTTCAAACTACTATTTTCACCTGGATGTTCAGATACTTTAATTGTACCCCCCGTTCCTCCTGACTCTAACTGCCTCAAAGGTGCTAATACGGAATCCCACCAAGTTGAATTAACTCGTTTCGGTGCTATTTTGTACCACTTCATGCAATACCTATACAATAAATGCATCATAAGAATGTTCAAAACTGGATCTCTTAAAAATGTCACATACATCATACGAATGTTAAAAACAAACACGTGATCGACAAAGAATTGAAACCTGCGGGTCACATCTTTAGCACCATGACCTGCAAAAGCAACTACATATCTCAACGATGTTTTGCATGCAGCAGCTGCGTCTTCTACTTTCTGTTCTCCATCTATAATCGCATTCACAGCATCGACATGCACCCATTTCCCGGTCAAGTTCTCTCCATCACAGTACACTTCTGCCCAAAACAATGGTGATCCTACTTTTCTTGACCCAAGTGCAGTAGAAAATCCTTGGGAACAAGAAGCAGATTCTACTCTTTCGATCCTTTTCCATCTTTTCGTAGGAATAGATCCTTCTAATGAGTTATTACCATTGGATGAGTCGTGAATGTTTTCATGAGTCTCAACACTAGTAGCAGAAATAGCCATTGCCAACTGCATCTCAAACTCGAGATCCCCTTTCCTCTTCAACCCTTGAGAATTTTTAGGAACACATTGTTGAGATGTATCCGGTTGCACCTGACAGGTTGATTTTCCATCAGTTGATTCATTAACAGAAGTAGAGCCCCTGGATTGAGCAATGTTGCTCATTGAGCAGCCATCTTTACTTTTGCGTGAACTTTTGCCATAATCATCTTTCTCGCTGCATGGGGATGTTTGAAATGGAGATGGAGCAATAGAAGCTCTTTTCAGGTTATCCACCATTAGTGTTGAAGTACTGAATATCCCTCCACTCACTCTTTCTGCTGCTTGGTTTGAAGGTTCATATTTATCAGCCTCGGGTTTTAAGGAGGCAACGTCCAAAATGGACACAAACCTGAAAAGAGTTCGGACGAAAAAAAACCATCACTTGAAACAACCTTACAAATGACTGCACGACAACTTGGAAGAGAGAACACCATCTAAGACCAAACAGACGCATTTGAGCTAAATAAAACAACAAAGTTTGATAGTGACATCATACCGTGCCGTAAACTTCAAAGCTCTAAATAATGCCACCGATAAAGCTGCAATCTACAAGAAAACAACCTGTGAGTACTAGTCAACATAGCTCACGTAAGGGTCACTTATGTGACATGTAGCACATAGATTTATCATAAATTGACCAGTCGTATCTCCAGAAACAAAGTTAATATCACCAGGCAATTCGGTTCCATCATACATAAATTAAATGAGACACTATAACATACAACAAAACCAACAAGATCCCCAGATAGGTAACTCTTTATCCACACTTTCTTACCTACAATgacaaataataaagaaattcAACCCATGTCATCTCATGGATTATAGTACAAGATATCATGAAACTACCTCTTCTGGAGTTCCCTCATGAGTTTCAAGAGCTGTAGCCAAAGCAGTACGAAATGATCTTTCTGCACGAGCTAAGTTTCTCACATGAAAGTTATCATGGAACTGCAAGTTTTATATCAGTCTCAACTAAATCACATAAATAGCTAATTACATAAGTAATCTCTAGACACAACTCAAAATCCACGTACCCAAGTAACAAGAGGAGTCAAAGCGTTTGCAGTGAATTCCGATATCTTCAGTAAGTGTGTAGGTAGAAGAGAAAGTAAAGAAGCCTGTAAAGGTGATCAGATATTTTTAGAAATAGTAATCTGTTACGCACACAATCGTCTCGGGGGCATAATACAAGACATAGAAAAATCAACCTGAATAAGAGAATCATCGCAGGCATTGTCTATTAATCTGCCCCTCGCAAGTAAACAAAGCAAATGAACCTTATGGACAAGTTCAGCCAATTCCTATAAGGAAAAGCAGAAATATTTTGAGTTCAAAGAGAACCGTCATCTAATAAGTCATTACAAGAAACGTAATTCACCTTGTCTTCAGCAGAGGCTCGACGAACAGGCTTCCGTCCTCCAGTTGAACCTGATGGCTCATCAAATTCAATAGTTAACCCCTTCATCCGTTCATTTGGAGAACGGTCTACAGGATCTGGTTTAAGAATCGGACCATCTTCCCAATCTGAATCATTCATTTCTTCACTATCATCGAGAAGAGTATCTTTATGACAATCATCACCAGGTGAAGCATTGTGTGCATCCATTGAATGTACAACTTCTTGTTCCTTTGCTTGAGAATTTTCTATGGCTTCTCTATGACAATCTTCAACCATTGAAGCATTGCACACATCCATTGAATGTACAACTTCTTGTTCCTTTGCTTGAGAATTTTCTATGGCATCTCTATGACAACCTTCAACCGTTGAAGCATTGCACACATCCATTGTATGTACAACTTCTTGTTCATTTGTTTTTGGATCGTTTTCCAGGGAAAATCCATCTTGTTCCTTCTTCCCCGAAGAGCTGAGTCTACTGGATCGTCTTAGAAGTTTGTTCACTCCCTCCTGTGATTTCCTAGCAAGTGTTCCTATATTCAAAAACTCTTCTTTAGTTTCCATCAACCCTCTATGACCCAAAATAAACATAGACGTACACATTTAGATACTCATACATATAATTGAACAAACCAGCATCATGAATTGACTGATTCACATGCAGCCTTCCTTTTAATAAAACTCACTACAAATGTATCAAATGATAACACTCATTAAGCTCAAAAACTCTAATTTCCCAATATTTTTATTGACAAACTAGCACCAGAAATAAACagctaataataaataaattaaactaaaacgTCCCTAATCTTCTTTTCCAATCACCATTAACATTTCAATACATC belongs to Gossypium arboreum isolate Shixiya-1 chromosome 7, ASM2569848v2, whole genome shotgun sequence and includes:
- the LOC108489048 gene encoding DNA repair protein RAD4 isoform X1, whose amino-acid sequence is MCTSMFILGHRGLMETKEEFLNIGTLARKSQEGVNKLLRRSSRLSSSGKKEQDGFSLENDPKTNEQEVVHTMDVCNASTVEGCHRDAIENSQAKEQEVVHSMDVCNASMVEDCHREAIENSQAKEQEVVHSMDAHNASPGDDCHKDTLLDDSEEMNDSDWEDGPILKPDPVDRSPNERMKGLTIEFDEPSGSTGGRKPVRRASAEDKELAELVHKVHLLCLLARGRLIDNACDDSLIQASLLSLLPTHLLKISEFTANALTPLVTWFHDNFHVRNLARAERSFRTALATALETHEGTPEEIAALSVALFRALKFTARFVSILDVASLKPEADKYEPSNQAAERVSGGIFSTSTLMVDNLKRASIAPSPFQTSPCSEKDDYGKSSRKSKDGCSMSNIAQSRGSTSVNESTDGKSTCQVQPDTSQQCVPKNSQGLKRKGDLEFEMQLAMAISATSVETHENIHDSSNGNNSLEGSIPTKRWKRIERVESASCSQGFSTALGSRKVGSPLFWAEVYCDGENLTGKWVHVDAVNAIIDGEQKVEDAAAACKTSLRYVVAFAGHGAKDVTRRYCMKWYKIAPKRVNSTWWDSVLAPLRQLESGGTGGTIKVSEHPGENSSLNHVILPEKSGQEASKEYGSKIEVESSVKDSFIATRNSLEDMELETRALTEPLPTNQQAYKNHALYALERWLTKYQILHPKGPILGFCSGHPVYPRSCVQTLKTRERWLREGLQIKGTETPIKVLEQSSKLKKVRVSEDVCDEIDSKETIELYGKWQLEPLLLPRAVNGIVPKNEHGQVDVWSEKCLPPGTVHLRLPRVFVVAKRLEIDYAPAMVGFEFRNGRAVPVYDGIVVCTEFKDAILEAYAEEEERRAAVEKKRTEAQAISRWYQLLSSVITRQKLNSYYRDSSSSQPSGNIQDKNIETKTPVQSSKDSKQPTAHRKANNQDTTHTTSLVALEVGHEHVFLTKNESFDPENSIRTKRCECGFSIQVEEL
- the LOC108489048 gene encoding DNA repair protein RAD4 isoform X2 → MRNRDKSKSQTQYSGTLARKSQEGVNKLLRRSSRLSSSGKKEQDGFSLENDPKTNEQEVVHTMDVCNASTVEGCHRDAIENSQAKEQEVVHSMDVCNASMVEDCHREAIENSQAKEQEVVHSMDAHNASPGDDCHKDTLLDDSEEMNDSDWEDGPILKPDPVDRSPNERMKGLTIEFDEPSGSTGGRKPVRRASAEDKELAELVHKVHLLCLLARGRLIDNACDDSLIQASLLSLLPTHLLKISEFTANALTPLVTWFHDNFHVRNLARAERSFRTALATALETHEGTPEEIAALSVALFRALKFTARFVSILDVASLKPEADKYEPSNQAAERVSGGIFSTSTLMVDNLKRASIAPSPFQTSPCSEKDDYGKSSRKSKDGCSMSNIAQSRGSTSVNESTDGKSTCQVQPDTSQQCVPKNSQGLKRKGDLEFEMQLAMAISATSVETHENIHDSSNGNNSLEGSIPTKRWKRIERVESASCSQGFSTALGSRKVGSPLFWAEVYCDGENLTGKWVHVDAVNAIIDGEQKVEDAAAACKTSLRYVVAFAGHGAKDVTRRYCMKWYKIAPKRVNSTWWDSVLAPLRQLESGGTGGTIKVSEHPGENSSLNHVILPEKSGQEASKEYGSKIEVESSVKDSFIATRNSLEDMELETRALTEPLPTNQQAYKNHALYALERWLTKYQILHPKGPILGFCSGHPVYPRSCVQTLKTRERWLREGLQIKGTETPIKVLEQSSKLKKVRVSEDVCDEIDSKETIELYGKWQLEPLLLPRAVNGIVPKNEHGQVDVWSEKCLPPGTVHLRLPRVFVVAKRLEIDYAPAMVGFEFRNGRAVPVYDGIVVCTEFKDAILEAYAEEEERRAAVEKKRTEAQAISRWYQLLSSVITRQKLNSYYRDSSSSQPSGNIQDKNIETKTPVQSSKDSKQPTAHRKANNQDTTHTTSLVALEVGHEHVFLTKNESFDPENSIRTKRCECGFSIQVEEL